In Melanotaenia boesemani isolate fMelBoe1 chromosome 5, fMelBoe1.pri, whole genome shotgun sequence, the DNA window ATGTACAATAgctaaaaaaataagcaaaaaaactatattaatgacataaaaatgtgttgGTTCAGCCAGAGGTCAGCTTCTTACTATAGATTCTTTAGCTCTTGGTGGATGTCCCAGCAGATTCAACCAAAGTTAAATCATGCAAcatagcaaaaaaaacaaacaaaaacaaaacaaaacaaaaaacaaaataacatttagttacatttaatttactaCAGGGCTCAATTTGCATGTTAAAGTTCAGTACTGAATAAGagtggcttgtttggaagggttatCGTGAGAAAGCCTCTTCCTTCTAAAAATAACATGGCAGCACATGGTTAGCAAAGATGcatctgacaaaaaaaacttcTGGAATGATGTCCTTTAGAGACCAAAGTGAACATGTGTGTGGTGACAATGAACACTAGATTGggtgaaaagaaaacacaaaacaactccACATGCCAACTCAAGCACAGAAGTTGAAAGtgatgatttgttttttgttttttggcccCTTGCTATCATTGAACTGAGCATGAGCTCCTCTGTACTGCATATCAAATTGTTCTAGAGtaaaatgtgaggccatctgtctgacagctaaagttGGGCTGAAACAGgatcaaacacaacagcaaatctccaacagaatggctgaaaaagaaaaaaatccaggcATTGAACTGACCTAGTTGAAGTCAGGAACTTAATGTTAAGTGAGCTGTGCATAAACAAATGCTGTGaacctcaatgaactgaaaTAATATTGTGAAGAAGAGTGGATCAAAACATCATGCAGAAAGGCATTACTTTTCTGCTTAAGGTGACCCTACAAACTGTTAAGTCAAGGGGCGTACTTAGTTTTACACACCGTTTCTGTattttgactttgttttataaaagcaaTAATCACACAGCATAACAGgtcatgtgtttcttttttatccgAGGttgtatttattacattttaaaatctaataagAGCCAGacgattttttattattatgcacTTATATGTAAAACTttggaacttttttttcatgtgacCCTATAGTTGTGGTGTCCTAACATGTGTTTTACGTGTGcattagtcacattttagttgcTGTACAGAGGCCTGACCCATACAAAACCAAACTAGGGGTTGAATGGTGATGAATCATATCAGATAATTCCATCCCATCCCTCTGTCTCTCCTCGGACCTCTGTTTCACTGCCCTCCAGTTCAACTCTATCTTACCCTTCCCTCTCTTAGTCACCGCATGGATGTGTCATTGTTTCTATCACTTAGGAAGTTCATGCCTGCTGGAGCACAGCGAGTTGATCTCTCCTGTGCCAAAACCATGCCAAGACACAGGATCCCCTTTTGTTTAACCCCCCACTTCACAAAACACCACCATCACCTCCTCATTCCTGATGGATGGCGCCGCTGACACCTTCTACAAGCCAGGGCTGTCAGCCACATGACATGTCTAACCACACCTCCACGCCACGGTCGTAAAACCCTCCGAATGTATAAATGAGTGAACAAAGAGAGAAGAGGAACCACAAGCTGATCGGACCAGATGAAGATGGAGCCCACCGTGGTGAACTGTGTGATAACAGCTGTAGGGTTTCTTCTGTGGGCCAGTGGTGGCTCTGCTGCACCCATGGAGTGCCACTTTAACTCCAGAGGTGAGATTCAAAGCTTTaaaatctcatcacacattttCACTTacactcttttatttattttttaaatgtgttgccaTGTGTTGCCCAAGCTCTGTGTGTGTTCGAGGGGAAACACTACTCACTGGGGGAAACCTGGATGGACAACGCTTGCATGCAGTGCACCTGCCTGCACCCTGTCGGTGTTGGTTGCTGCGAGACGTGAGTACACAAACAGCCAGAGTGGTTTGGTGTCCAGATGCCCTCGGTCCACGCTGTAAGCAGCCTAACGGAGACGTTATAGTGGGTGTAAATTGGTTTATTTTCAAAGGAAAACTTGGGTTGCAATCTCACATCACTTGTGGTACAAAGTGCATGGGTAATAGGAATACCACTTTATTTAGGTACAGTTAACCATATTTCAAgagctgtttttatgttttgtaaaagtaaCTACCTAGTAAATGTAGTGGAATTAAAGCCTGGGATCTGCACCACAGCCAGCAACCTCCAGAGACAAGTACTGATTTTCTGCTTAAGTTAAGAGTgcaacaaaaaattatttatttcaataagACTTTACCTCCATCTTCATCCCTATCCAGGGTGCATCGGCCGGTGGATTTCCCTGCATGGTGTGAGGTGCGTGTAGAACCAGTGACCTGCAAATTGTTTCTGGTGCAGACGGCCGACCCTCGCCTGCCCTGCATCCCAGGCGAAGCAAACAGCGACCCGAGCCATGGATCGCTTCAGCTGCAGCAACAGCTTGAGGGTTAGAGATGTACTTGAAACAGCGACAGTTCACCCTGTCTGACTGCAAGGCTGATAATCACCAGTTTAATATTAACTGTAATAATATcaactaacattttttttttattttacacatactGAACCAGTATTAAACAGCAGCTGTGATTTTTGGATTAATGTAAGACATGTCATTGCTTCCTTTTTTAATGTGGAAAAataagtctttttttgttttgttgaaccTTGTTTTTCACTATCACTTGCTTTGGACTGTCAGTACACACCTGTATTTAAatgctttacattttacatttcatacTAAACAAAGCGCCACCTTTAAATAATCCAAAAATTACTTCTTGTAAATAACAGCAAATATATCATCtacatatattaatatatactgtatttcTATTGGTTTTGACCTGGTTCTACTGTAAAACATGTAATCTCcaaataaatatctttttttgaaacaaaaacacttaattTACTGGATTTAAGGTCACACTTTTAATTGTCTCTTGGTCTTCTTACATCTCAGTTCAACCTTTGTGCAAACTGAAAGCAAAGCagttatacagaaaaaaaatatcttgtaTATGATGTTATTGTCATAtaatgagggggaaaaaaagtgtgcaaattaattaatcaaaactGGAATAAATACACATGAAATAAAGAGTTCCCGTCTTCCAAAAAGGAAGATGTTTAAAGttcaactaaattaaaatgcacTGCCACATGcatcagaaaaaaaggcaaaacataCAGTAGGTTGTTTACATTATGTCCACTGGCTCTGCATAAACACTGGAATCATTTCTCTGCAATGACATTTCTCatctttaaaaaggtaaaaacacacaagaacCACACAAACATCTGTCAATGCATGAGTCAGCCACAATAACTGAACTCACACGTACAGTATACCAGTCAAATATTAATGCTGTTGGTCCCTGTAAACTGGGAGACATAGGACGCCAAGGCTGGATTCGTAGGCAGCACTTTGATGGGCAGATTCCAACTAAAGGTGTCCACATCGACATGCTCCGCCCCAGCCCAAACAGTCACCTCCGATTGGTTCTGCAGAACAGTGGGTGGCTCCATCGGCTCACGGGCTGTGACGAATTCAAAGTGCAAGCGCCACCTCAGGGTCACTAAACGGAAAGTAATAAGGGTTCAGGTTCAGTCGACATGTAATAAACATCTCATCATTGCAATGCATCGTTAATAGGTAATGGTACATGTTTAAATACTGTCTGgaaatttgtaaataaaatatacaacaaaGCAAATGTTCACTTTTGTAAGAGacaaatcagaattttaaaCTCAGCAGAGAAATCTAACAatatatttctccacaacaAAACTGAGACAAGTATATATAAATACTAGTTTAAAAAACTTGCCTTGTGCAGTTTTCATGGAAGCAAATAAATTTGATATGCATTCAATGACTCATAAAAGTTGTGTGCATCCTAAAAGGGTCTTTCAGATTACTGCACCCCCTTCCAAAATCAATAATCAGACATTGATTCTTACtaatcttccttttttatttattttgctggaATATTACTGTGCTTTTTATTGTGTTACTAAAGCTTTTCTCACACATGCACCTTGGATTTCCCTACGATAATCTGtcttttatatattaattttattaaattatctaACCTCTTATCTGTCTGGGCTTCAACTTTTGTTGGTTATACAGCTCACTCAACAGAAGAAATAACGATCTACTAGTACGTTGTTTGTTGTTTCATATCCTAAGAAGGAACTCTGACCTCTAATTGTCGTTCTTTAATTCTTTCCCCGATCACGAATGAGGAAATCTGATTTCCCATTTGTCATTGAATGCACCACCAGTACAGCACTGTAACAGCCTGACCACAACCAAACATCTGTGAGTATATGGAGCTAATATGTGACGGAGGGAGCATGATGCTGTGTTCTAAATTTACTAACTGGACAGAAACCATTATGTACTTCAGAGTGTGTTTAAACAAACTGGTGCTGTGTTTCTCTGTTATTTTGACCAAAGCAAGTCATAAAAGGGCATTATATATCTCTGCCATGACTCATCTTAACACAATAACTTGAAATGGTGTAAAAACTTCCTATCAACACCATCATGTCCCAAAAATTTTGAATGAAACTGATCAATGAGTTTGACTCAGAGACTGACGACTGACCTATATCTGTGCTGAAACCCGGCGTGACGTTCAGGGGGATGGGGAGAGAGAAGTGGCTGGAGGCGGTGTGGAGGCAGGATTCCATATGTCGTCCATGTCCGGTCACACTGATGGCCTGTCCGGGTCGCCGCTGGTACTGCTGCTGGATCTCCTCCTCACTCTGAAGGCTCACTGAATACTGGAAAACATATGAACCATATTTCAGGAAAATTAAAACGGCATTTTAAGGAAAGTTGCTGGCTACAACACAAGAAACACACCTGCAAGCAGGGGATGTCTCCCTCTGAGAAGTTGAATGTGCCAATGATGTCCTCTCCGAGTCTGTAAACAGTCTTGAAGATGCAGAACTTTGCCACTTTCCCACGCATATTTGTGATATTAAACATGTCTGGACAAAacaaaaggtgaaaaaaaatgtagaaattaaaatgaaaatctgggaaaataacaaaactgcAACAATGGAAACTGATACAGGCagataaaaagattatttttcaaacaaaacaaaaaagagtgaTATCAAATATGGCTTATCAAAGAGCAGAAAGACTGAAAATCTAACTCACGAGGGCAGCGCCTAGAGGTGGTGACCATCAGCATATCCAGTGCTCTCTCTAAAGGCCGGGCATCCCTGCGGcttgcctcctcctcctccaggaaGGGGTTAGAGGGAGAAACTTCTTCATCCTGAGGAAAAGGAGGCTCTGGCATACCTACAGGTTATATGGGGAAAAAACTCAATATCAGACAATCTGACAATGAAATAAGCCaaataacaccaccataattTCTCTAACAACCTCCTGGCAAGGCTTTCAGCTGTGTTTATGtcaacagaataaaaagaaaagagctaAATAACTCCATCTCCTTCAtgtgatgaaaaacatttctgGGTATGTATCCTGTAATTAAGTAGCAGGACATTTAATATCCAaagccatttttcagcatttctcATGTTGTAGTCTTCCTCATCAcattaatacagaaataaacatttattaacaGTTGGATGGAGGTGGAGGAAACTGATGTAAGCAAGTAAACATGAGTCAGTAAATTatgtaataatgtaataaacTAATCTCATAgcaattatttaaaaggttattgtttttattgtgtttactCTCTGTGACACAGCTCACACTTGTGACTTGTGATTCTCTAAACCAGAattaagttgttttgtttttcagggcTGCCCTGCAGAGTTATATGACATGAACAAAATAATTTCCTGCGACAAAAACTGGCTCCAGAATCCATTTTGGGTGTTTTGCCTCCGGTTAATGCTGCTGATGCAGGTGTGTCCTGCTCTCGCTGAAGAATGGTTTCTAATATAACCTGCCTGCTGCGACTGGTTTAGTGGACCAATTCCCCTCTTGTTATTGATCATGATGAAAGAGGATGAAAAAGGACTTTTTTAATGATGACTATTTTATCCACATATTATATATACAATTACCTACCAGAacaatatttaatttgaatgaTTTTATCGTCCTGCTATGGATCCCACCAAGAAAAATAGGCCTTTTAGTGAACAGAACTCTAAAGCTGCAGGTGTTGCGTAGTAACACATTAGATACAAATTACCATGAATGTCtgttacaataagtaaatagaCTACTGGAGAAATGATATGAAGTGTGTCAATCAGAAGCACAAAATCCCTCGCTTATAGCAGTGGTCATTATAAGAAACATCTGATAGCTCTTTCAATTCAGTGGaattttctgcacatttttaaagaactgcataataaattaaaatacgAAAAACAGTAAAACCTGCAATCTGATTGTAACATATAACGTAATGCATTGTGAAAATGTAGTGGAGTAGAAAGTAGAAATATTTGctataaaatgaagtaaaagtcAAACGAATCAAAAACTAAATTTACTTatagataaatgaaaaacatactTGAATACAGTATCGTTACTGTTCTTTGTTACCACTgacagcctttatctacaaagCCCTGCATGTACAGCATCAATATTTTGTCGGGTTACACCAAAGTTAATGATGCTGTGGTTCCAAACTGTGAAAAATGAGAGTACCACAAAATATGGGGGTCCAGATAAATCTCACCTTGCAGAACCAGCACTCTGAAGGGGACTCTGAGGAGTTTGATGGGAGAGTTGACCCTCTGACAGCCAATGGTCAGTTTGTAGACGTACTTCACCGCCTGCCCGCGGAAACTAGGAGGACCATCGATGGGCACAACCTCACTGTATGAATCTGCAGGAGACAGATGTCAGATAGTATAAACAAAGAAACGGAATCGAGCTAAGTTTAGacactttctttatttatagataGTTGTAATTTGTTAGTTTTATGGCATATATCAAAGggcatgtaaacacacacatacaagttTTACTCTCTCCAGGGTCCAAGCGCAGATCACAAAATAGTATCTTGGGTGGTGTGTCCAGCACACACTGCCCTCGCTCCCCTGTAGAAGGTGTAGATTTGGTTCATTAATGAAGAACTAAGAAGGCTTTTAAAACCAAGACTGTTATATCcagatatttttaaacttttaataagCTTTATGTTTTGACAAAACCACACATTTTTATCACTTCAGCTCATCTTAGATTCTTatcctgctttctgtttgaGCTGCTCACCTCTGCTAGGAATAAGCACTGTGTCGCTCTCAGCCTGGACATCCTGCTTGTTTCCCTGGGCCGGCAGGGCAACTCTGTTCTCACTGGCATGAAACTGGCAGTGGATCTGGGCACTGGCCCATGCCAGCATCTCACTGTGACAGCCATAGTAACAGTTAAAACGAGACAGGGTGATTGATTGAATGATGTGTCCTGCATCTTACAACACAGATTCAATTTGCTGCAAAGCAACAGGCAAAGTACCTGGGTATTAAATCGAGATTTACCAGCTGTTTACATTTACCAGTAGTCTCCCAATATTCACGCAATTAGCATGTTTGGGCTTAACCCAAAAACTTTCTTTCAGTATCAAGCTATAGAAATGGACCAGTGGACCCAAATCACACCAGTTTAAGACCagcaaaaagattaaataaggCGCAAGACATGTAGGGTCAAAGGTGTAATCTGTCGCCCACATTTTGGATAGCAAATTTAATtcgggagtttttttttttttttttgcgtgcTCTTATGTGCTTTCTcattgttttcatgtcttttatttttattactcctattgtaaagcactttgttgtttttatctgtgaaaggtAAATTaaatttccttccttccttccaaaCTGAGCATGCTATCAAGCTATATAGAGTTTCTTTGTAAATGAGGAGTTGGCAGGAGTAAATTATACCTGCTCGCAGAGGTGGAGAGATGAGACATCGGGTTGGTGAATGTAATGAGGCACTCCATAAGCTCCCCGGCCAGAAACACGGGGCCTCGGGCCATGGAGGCCACCACCTCGATCATCTGCAGCGTTAAACAAAAGCAGGCCAAAGTTATCTTTAATAAAGATTCAACTGTTTATGACAGAACAATGAtacaaatgcatttataatattttatttagtcattCTAATTAGATAGCTGTGATTTTTATAAAGAGAAAACTCAGCTCGCTAATCTGACTGAAAGCAAGTTGTTTGCTCTTAGTCTGTTGTTTTGAAGGCAATTCAGGTACATACCTTTGCCTCAAGCGACAGTGCAGTAAAACAATTAGACTTTTATTCCGAAACAAGCTTAAATCTACGTCTTGGACAAAGCAATATACAATTTAATAGTCTCTTTAGACAAAATGTGCATAGCTCATCTAGTCGGCTATCTCTATTTACAGTAAACAAAAATGTAGGCATTTCGCGTCCGCCACTGTACCGCCAGTAGTAAACCAGgggaaaataaaacttttaaaaataaaaatataacatcaaaaataattttcttaaaatacaacacacttttattaaattaaatttaatcatgttttgaggcaatcttttcattttaagcACCAAGGCAGCAGTAAATAATTCCAGGAAAGGGTTTTGGTTGACCATCAGAAAGCCCAAGCTGAAGAGTGTTGGACTGTTTGTAAGGTTTCTCGCGGGGAGGGAAAACTCGATGTTCGcaaataatgtttgtttttagacaCTACGAACAAAAATTATGCCCAAgaaaattttatataattaaaaaaacacttaaaatattgtGATAGcgctgattaaataaataaaacaagtaataaatttaaatgaacatattATCTCCCTTTGTCTTGTTCAAATGGTCTAGACCACTCAGCGAATTTTAGGTCCTTAAGTTCAAGAGTCAAATTGCTCAGGCATAAATTGAGTTAATAATATTGACTAAATTACTTTTACATACTCAAATACCAATGTATCTGTTCTATTATTGGTTTAAAATGTAAGTTACTAGTTTGTTTTAGGTTTTGGCTCACTACATCCGAAGGGGGAGGCGGTTTTAGTATGCAAACCTGGGTATTTTTAAGCCTGCAAGTCAATAAACGGGTATCACTTCCCTTCATACCAACTGAAAAGCATTTGCATAGTGAACGCTGTGTGTGCTAACGTAGGCTACAGGATCCTGCCAGTGCTCGGCTTTGAGCTGCTTCGTGATGTCGCTGTTACACTGGTATGTTTTGAGCAGTTGCCTAAACTATTCGGCGGTTAATAGCTAACAATGGCATATAGTTTACCAtgactttaaagaaaatgtaggCGATGCATTAGCTAATATTATATAATTCAAATGatagaaacaaatgtttttgttttttttcttgtagctAACTGCTGATTAATGATATGCTTTCTTAATACCAGTTAAATGCACCCACTTGTcaattgtttcatttttctgtgtctGTTATCACTGTAGGTGTCCCTGCTAAATGACTGCGGCATCCTTAGTACTTTCTGTTGTGGTGAAGCTGTCACCCAAACACGACGCCCCATCCATCCGGCCAGCCGCCGGTGCTGACAGCTGCATAGTCACATCCGGACTCATGAAAGGGAAGGGAAAAGGCTTACCTTGTAGACTGTGGTAACTACAAGATGGAACTGGAACCTCCATCCTGAGGAGGTATCATACATTGCGCGTGCATTCAAGGCTTACCACTTCATAACCGGTTAAGGATATTGGAATGACTCTAATTTTTCCTTGAAACGTTGTCTACCACACCGGCTACTACCTCCTTAGTGTTTCCTCTCTGGTGAAAGCACAGTAAGCTGACACTGTTTACCAAAGTTGGTGGGCACTCTATTTAATCgcaagtattattattattattgttaactGGAAATTGTGCAAAAATGACTTCAGAATGGGGTGAGAAATCCACAGCAGAACTCATGAGTAGGTATGTCTGCCAGGACATGGGATATGGGGTGCCGCAAGAGGGCTGGCGAATATGTCTAGCGCATGAATTCAAGGAGAAGAGAAAGCCCTTTCAAGCAAAGGACGTGTCACTGGCCAATGTGTTGGAGCACGTTGGCCTTGGAATCAGGTGAGACATTAAGCTGAAGCTTACTGAGATGCACAAAAACAGATCATGTTTGCTTCACAAGTTAATAATTTTAACTTAAACATTAAGTGCTCAAagagtttttagtttttaatgatcatctctttcattttaataaatataatgttCACGTTGCAATAGTGTAATGGCTTGAGATGCATTGCTGTTGTGTAAAGtttgtatctatctatctatctatctat includes these proteins:
- the msmp1 gene encoding prostate-associated microseminoprotein encodes the protein MKMEPTVVNCVITAVGFLLWASGGSAAPMECHFNSRALCVFEGKHYSLGETWMDNACMQCTCLHPVGVGCCETVHRPVDFPAWCEVRVEPVTCKLFLVQTADPRLPCIPGEANSDPSHGSLQLQQQLEG
- the rgp1 gene encoding RAB6A-GEF complex partner protein 2 encodes the protein MIEVVASMARGPVFLAGELMECLITFTNPMSHLSTSASSEMLAWASAQIHCQFHASENRVALPAQGNKQDVQAESDTVLIPSRGERGQCVLDTPPKILFCDLRLDPGESKTYSYSEVVPIDGPPSFRGQAVKYVYKLTIGCQRVNSPIKLLRVPFRVLVLQGMPEPPFPQDEEVSPSNPFLEEEEASRRDARPLERALDMLMVTTSRRCPHMFNITNMRGKVAKFCIFKTVYRLGEDIIGTFNFSEGDIPCLQYSVSLQSEEEIQQQYQRRPGQAISVTGHGRHMESCLHTASSHFSLPIPLNVTPGFSTDIVTLRWRLHFEFVTAREPMEPPTVLQNQSEVTVWAGAEHVDVDTFSWNLPIKVLPTNPALASYVSQFTGTNSINI